The nucleotide sequence GAGACCGGCGTCATCCGCGAGGACACCATCGAGCCGCTGCTCGACCCGCCGATGCTCGCCGACGTCGACATCACCGGCGCCGAGGCACGTGAGGCCATCGGTCAGACCGTGATCATCAAGCTCAACGGCGGGCTCGGCACGTCGATGGGCCTCGACAAGGCCAAGACGCTGCTGAAGGTGCGCGACGGTCAGAACTTCCTCGACCTGATCGTCCGCCAGGTGCTGGCCGCGCGCGAGCGCTACGAGGCCCGCCTGCCGCTGCTGCTGATGAACTCGTTCCGCACGCAGGACGACACACTGGCCCACCTGGCCCGCTACCCCGAGCTGCCGGTCGAGGGGCTGCCGCTGAGCTTCCTGCAGAACCAGGAGCCCAAGCTCCGCGCCGACGACCTGACCCCCGTCGAGTGGGCCGAGGATCCGACGCTCGAGTGGTGCCCGCCCGGCCACGGCGACCTGTACCCGGCGCTGGAGGGCTCCGGCGTGCTGGACCAGCTCATCGAGGCCGGCTTCCGCTACGCGTGCGTCTCCAACGGCGACAACCTCGGCGCCGCGCCCAACGCGACGATCGCCGGCTGGTTCGCCAAGTCCGGCGCCCCGTACGCCGCCGAGCTGTGCCGCCGCACCATCAACGACAAGAAGGGTGGCCACCTGGCCATCCGCAAGGCCGACGGCCAGCTCATCCTCCGCGACACCGCGCAGACCGCGCCGGAGGAGATGGACTACTTCACCGACGAGCACCGCCACCCGTTCTTCCACACCAACAACCTGTGGTTCGACCTGGTCAAGCTCAAGGAGGCCCTCGTCGCGCGCGGCTCCGTGCTCGGCCTGCCGCTGATCCGCAACGAGAAGACCGTCGACCCGGCGAAGAAGGACTCGACGCCGGTCATCCAGGTGGAGTCCGCGATGGGCGCCGCCGTCGAGGTGTTCGAGGGCGCGACCGCCATCTGCGTCGGGCGCGACCGCTTCCTGCCCGTCAAGACCACCAACGAGCTGCTGCTGCTGCGCTCGGACGTCTACGACCTGACCGCCGAGGGCAAGCTCGTCGCCCGCACGGAGACCAGCCCCGAGATCAGCCTCGACGGGCGCTTCTACAAGCTGGTCGACGACTTCACCGCCCGCATCCCCAGCGCCCCGTCGCTGTGCAAGGCCACGAGCCTGAAGGTCGCGGGCGACTGGACCTTCGGTGAGGGCGTCGTGGTGGTGGGCGACGTCGAGCTGGCCGACGAGGGGTCTGCTCAGGAGATCCCCGTTGGCACCCGACTCGGTTCCTGACCCGAAGCTGGCCTCCGCCCTGGCGCGGGCCCTCACCGGTCAGCAGATCGAGCTGAGCGGTGAGGTGCCCGTCGCCGAGGCGCTGGCGCGGGTCGGTTTCGACGCGGATGCGCTGGGCGCCGTGCGACGCGAGCGTCAGCACGCCCGCGAGCCGTGGCCCTTCGAGGTGCCGATCGAGGACCTGCGGGCAATCGGGTTTGCACGCTTCGACGCGGCCCTCGCGGCGCTCCGCCGGGAGCTCGGGCTCACCGGGCTGGCGCCCGCGACGCCCGCGCACCGTCGGCTCAACCGCGACGAGCAGCGGCTCGTCGCGGACCGGCCGCCGCACTGGGGCTGAGCCTGCGGGGCGGGGAGGCCCCGCGCCGGGACTGAGCCCGCGGCGCGGGAAGGCCATGAGCCGGGCGGAGCGTCAGCGGGGCTGCTCCTCCTTGAGGAGGTCGCGGATCTCGGCGAGCAGGCTCTCGGTCGTCGGGCCGGCGTAGGCGGGCTGCTTCTTCCGGTCGAAGAACTCCTTGGCCTTGTTGTAGGGCATCACGACGCCGAAGTAGATGACGGTGGCCATGATGATGAAGGAGATGAGCGCGGTCAGGAACGACCCGACGCCCACCCCGCCGGGGTTCCACGACGAGAAGTCGGGGGTGCCGCCGATCTTGCCGAGCACGTCCATGAACATCGCGGTGAAGCTCTCCACGACGCTCGAGAAGGCCGCGCCGATGACGAACGCGACGGCCAGCTCGACCAGATTGCCGCGGAGGAGGAACTCCTTGAAGCCCTGCAACATGTCAGATCACTTACTTCCTTGGTGAGGGGAAACGGGTCCGCACGGTCGCGGTCCCGCGAGCGGTTGGGACTATAGCAGCGGCGCTCGGTCGGCCCCCGGCGCTCGTCCGCCGCCCCGGTTCCCTGAGTCGCCCCGGTTCCCTGAGTCGCCCCGGTTCCCTGAGCTTGTCGAAGGGCCTGGGCTGCACCCGGTTCCCTGAGCTTGTCGAAGGGCCCTGAGCGGAGCGAAGGGGAAGTCCTTGCCCGGGTTGGATCCCTTCGCTTCGCTCAGGGCACCTCGACAGGCTCGGCGACCCGCCCGGTTCCCTGAGCTTGTCGAAGGGCGTTGACGGAAGCGCGCCAGCGCTGACGAAACGTGGATCTGGGGTGTGGGCATCCATGCCCGGGCTTGATCCCTTCGCTTCGCTCAGGGCACCTCGACAGGCTCGGCGACCCGCCCGGTTCCCTGAGCTTGTCGAAGGGCCTGAGCTGTACCCGGTTCCCTGAGCTTGTCGAAGGGCCCTGAGCGGAGCGAAGGGACGAACCTGCCGAGTGACAGGGTGTCAGCCGGTGAGGGTGTGGTCGTCGTCGAGGGCGTCGAGCCAGTCTCGCATTGCTGTGTCGATGGGGCTGAGTTGTGGGCCGAGGTCCGGGGTGCATTCGAGCCAGGCCCCGTTGTGGGTGACTTCGTAGACGTAGCCCAGGGGACTGGTCCATCTGAAGTGGCCTGGTGCGATCTGGTTCAGGATCCAGGCGCCTTTGGTCTTGCCGCGGTGGACGCGGCGGCAGAGTTGCGCCATGTTCGCGAGTCGGGTCTGGCCTCGGTGTCCGGGCTGGTAGCTGGTGTTGTGGTCGATGTCGAGGCCGCGGGTGCGGGTGGAGAACGGGAATGCCTCGGTGGGGCGCAGCAGCCGGAGGGCTTTACGCATCCGTTGCGTCGGCCGGTAGCCGTCGGCGGCGGGCATGTGGTTCAGGTCGATGACGGGCTGGACCTTCAGGGTGATCTCGCCGTTGCGGTAGCCGTCGCCGAGCAGTTCGCCGAGGAGGGTGGTGGTGAGCACGTCGGCGCGTTCGACCGACGCGACGGGGTCGAGGTTCCCGTCGGCGTCTGTGGTGATGTGGACGACGATCTCTACCCGAGGCAGTGGGGTCGTGGGCATCGGTGCGTCGTCCGAGCAGACCCTGTCGTGGCGCGATGCGCGGAGCGGAGGGCCCTCGCCTCGCTGCGCTCGGCGCCCTTCGACGAGCTCAGGGAACCGGAGCGGCTCAGACAACGGGGGCGGCTCAGGGGGCTGGGGCGGCTCAGGGAACCGGGGCGGCTCAGGGAACCGGGGCGGCTCAGGGAACCGGGGCGGCTCAGGGAACCTGTCGGGTCGCCGAGCCTGTCGAGGTGCCTTGAGCGAAGCGAAAGGACCAACCCCAACCGAAGTGGCGGACCATGAGGCACCGTCAGGCGGCCCTTCGACGAGCTCAGAGAACCGCTCGGGTCGCCGAGCACTTCGACGGGGCTCAGCACATGCCTGTCGAGGCGCCTTGAGCGAAGCGAAAGGACCCACTCCACCCGAGTGATCCAGCCGTGGATCGTCGGGTGGCTGCCAGTCGGGAGGCTCATCGTCAGGGAACGGGGGCTCATCGTCCTCGTCAGGCGGCTCCACTGCCAGCGGCGGCTCGAGGGCCGAGGGCCGTGCAGCCTTGCCGATGTCCGACTCGCTGTAGGGGCTGTCCAGGTCGATGGTGAGGGCAGGCTGGTCGGCAGCGAGGATGGTGAGCAGCAGGTCCGGGTTCATGGCCAGGGACAGGGCCTTCGCGCGGCGGGCGGAGTGGTCCAGCCCGGGGTAGCGGGTCTTGAGCCGCTCGGAGATCTGGTGCAGTCGCTCGTCGACGATCCGGCCGTCCAGCACATCGAGCCGGCCACCGATTGACGTGATGCCGGGTTCGAGGTCGCGCAGCCAGATACCGCGCTGCGCTCGAGCCTCGGCTTCCCGTTCCCGGGCGGCGGCCTGGTCGACGCGGGTGATGAGTTTCCGCAGTTCCCGCAGTGCGGCGCTGGGGACCAGGCCGTACTGGAGGGGCAGCCAGCGGGCGGTGACCTTCTCGGCCTGCATCGGGTTCAGGTCCCGGCACAGCCAGGCGACTTTCGCGGCCAGCCACTTCTCGACCTCACCGTTGATGACGGCCTCGAACAGCACGGGGTGGCGGTACTTCAGGTTCAGGGCGGTGGCGATCTTCTCGATCGCCGAGGTCTGCGAACACCGCGTCAGGGCGGCGATCTCCATGGCGAGGAACTCCGACACCGATGGGGTGCCTTCTCCTCCGGGATGGATCAGCTTCTCGGGGAGCTTGGTGTCGCGGTCGCGGTAGGTCGCGGTGCCGTAGTCGAGGAGGTCGGCCTCATCCAACCGGTAGGCGAGGGCGAGGTCGCAGATCCCTTCGAGTTCTTCGGCTTCGCCGCGGCGGCGCATGGCGATGCCCGAGCGGAGGCGTTCCATCGCCTGCCGGGAGTCGTCGCGTCGTCGGGTTTCCATGAGACAACGCTACGACCCGCCACCGACAGTTTTCGCACGCCAGTCGGATTATCCACAGGCGGGGGTTGGGATTGTCCACCCGGGCTGGATCCCTTCGCTTCGCTCAGGGCGTTTCGACGAGCTCAACGACCCGAACGACCGCTCAGGGCGTTTCGACGAGCTCAACGACCCGAACGACCGCTCACAACGACCCGAACGATCGCTCACAACGACCCGAACCACTCACAGCGACCCGAGGACCAGACTCAGCTGACCGCTCTGGCCCAGCACCGCGACCGTCGCCGCGACCTCGTCCGACACCTCCACCAGCACGGCGTCGGAGCCTCCCGTCGACAGGCTGACGGCGCCCGTATCTCCTGCCGCCGGCAACGACGCCACCCTGGCCCCCGATGCGACGACCTCCGCCCCGGCCTCGCCCGGTGCGATGAGAGAGACGACGTCGCCCGGCCGCAGCGCGGACCGCACCGAGTCGTCGGTGACCAGCACGGGCACCACGACCGTC is from Tessaracoccus palaemonis and encodes:
- a CDS encoding UTP--glucose-1-phosphate uridylyltransferase, encoding MSAAGLQAARDKMLAAGVSAPAIEVFSRFYELLESGETGVIREDTIEPLLDPPMLADVDITGAEAREAIGQTVIIKLNGGLGTSMGLDKAKTLLKVRDGQNFLDLIVRQVLAARERYEARLPLLLMNSFRTQDDTLAHLARYPELPVEGLPLSFLQNQEPKLRADDLTPVEWAEDPTLEWCPPGHGDLYPALEGSGVLDQLIEAGFRYACVSNGDNLGAAPNATIAGWFAKSGAPYAAELCRRTINDKKGGHLAIRKADGQLILRDTAQTAPEEMDYFTDEHRHPFFHTNNLWFDLVKLKEALVARGSVLGLPLIRNEKTVDPAKKDSTPVIQVESAMGAAVEVFEGATAICVGRDRFLPVKTTNELLLLRSDVYDLTAEGKLVARTETSPEISLDGRFYKLVDDFTARIPSAPSLCKATSLKVAGDWTFGEGVVVVGDVELADEGSAQEIPVGTRLGS
- the mscL gene encoding large conductance mechanosensitive channel protein MscL, translated to MQGFKEFLLRGNLVELAVAFVIGAAFSSVVESFTAMFMDVLGKIGGTPDFSSWNPGGVGVGSFLTALISFIIMATVIYFGVVMPYNKAKEFFDRKKQPAYAGPTTESLLAEIRDLLKEEQPR
- a CDS encoding DUF222 domain-containing protein is translated as METRRRDDSRQAMERLRSGIAMRRRGEAEELEGICDLALAYRLDEADLLDYGTATYRDRDTKLPEKLIHPGGEGTPSVSEFLAMEIAALTRCSQTSAIEKIATALNLKYRHPVLFEAVINGEVEKWLAAKVAWLCRDLNPMQAEKVTARWLPLQYGLVPSAALRELRKLITRVDQAAAREREAEARAQRGIWLRDLEPGITSIGGRLDVLDGRIVDERLHQISERLKTRYPGLDHSARRAKALSLAMNPDLLLTILAADQPALTIDLDSPYSESDIGKAARPSALEPPLAVEPPDEDDEPPFPDDEPPDWQPPDDPRLDHSGGVGPFASLKAPRQACAEPRRSARRPERFSELVEGPPDGASWSATSVGVGPFASLKAPRQARRPDRFPEPPRFPEPPRFPEPPRFPEPPQPPEPPPLSEPLRFPELVEGRRAQRGEGPPLRASRHDRVCSDDAPMPTTPLPRVEIVVHITTDADGNLDPVASVERADVLTTTLLGELLGDGYRNGEITLKVQPVIDLNHMPAADGYRPTQRMRKALRLLRPTEAFPFSTRTRGLDIDHNTSYQPGHRGQTRLANMAQLCRRVHRGKTKGAWILNQIAPGHFRWTSPLGYVYEVTHNGAWLECTPDLGPQLSPIDTAMRDWLDALDDDHTLTG